In a single window of the Candidatus Zixiibacteriota bacterium genome:
- a CDS encoding TolC family protein yields the protein MLMIRALSIILLPLLAIAPAQDNTSSDLPVVNIAMVMDGPAAESDSFVGMFRLELTELLKNEFDIRFPADKLVVSDWTNDGITSSIERLLSDEGVDILLTLGAYSTEYVCHKSDLPKPVVAPFVINIDLQKIPFDGHSSKVPNLSYIVASPHLKRTLEALLDLVSIQKISFVLPRRIIALNPKLADNLQNIAGSLGLSSHVVAAGSSAAEVLAAIPADAEAVWVGLMLEMTPEDFQQLANGLIERRLPSYAFSGRTDVKRGLMIGLGEGVDFPRIARRAALNVQRILLGEEAGDIAVQLSKSDRLTVNMSTARAVGVYPDWSVLTEAELVSEPRTEAQQTWTFQAAVEEAVRVNLDLLAADREVLAGRQSVRIALSRLLPQIDLAAGGLLIDDDRAAASFGSQAEQTLTGSVTMTQLLFSDPAFTAHAIEKQAQATRVAERLRVRLDLRLETAVAYLNILRAQTFESVQRDNLQLTRSNLELTRTRQAIGVAGPGEVYRWESQLASNRQSVVDAQAARNTAEIAFNRLLNRPAEEHFMLAEEGPDGYLGIVENDRLQKYMGNKWSFRHFRDFAVGVAVANAPELLALDAAIAAGRRALSSRQRAFWLPRLALSGQLSSRLVERGAGAGDSRSSLLPPSMADAFPESDDLEWNLGLSISLPLYLGGSRFAQQSKAGHALTGLEHQRQAMAERIEQRIRSTLHTAGASRAAIQFSRSAAEAAGKNLDLVADAYSRGVVSILDLLDAQNHSLVAELAAADAVFRFLIDFMKVQRAAGKFFSLSTQQEIDDIFQRLEVYFEAIPASK from the coding sequence ATGCTTATGATCCGTGCTCTTTCGATCATTCTGCTCCCGCTATTAGCTATCGCCCCGGCCCAGGATAATACCTCCTCCGACCTGCCGGTGGTCAACATCGCAATGGTAATGGACGGGCCTGCCGCCGAGAGCGACTCCTTCGTTGGCATGTTTCGGCTTGAACTTACCGAACTGCTCAAAAACGAATTCGATATCAGATTTCCCGCCGACAAACTGGTCGTTTCCGACTGGACCAACGACGGAATTACCAGCAGTATCGAACGCCTCCTTTCAGACGAAGGCGTCGACATACTGTTAACGTTGGGTGCTTATAGCACCGAGTACGTTTGTCACAAGAGTGACCTACCCAAGCCGGTGGTGGCACCGTTTGTAATCAATATCGATCTGCAGAAGATCCCTTTTGACGGGCATTCCAGCAAGGTGCCGAATCTCAGTTACATTGTAGCCTCGCCCCACTTGAAACGCACTCTGGAGGCGCTTCTTGACCTGGTATCAATCCAGAAGATCAGTTTTGTCCTGCCCCGACGAATCATCGCTCTCAACCCCAAGCTGGCCGACAACCTGCAGAATATCGCCGGGAGTCTCGGTTTGTCCTCCCACGTGGTCGCAGCCGGGTCGTCCGCGGCCGAAGTGCTTGCGGCCATCCCTGCTGATGCTGAGGCAGTGTGGGTGGGGCTGATGCTCGAAATGACTCCCGAGGACTTTCAACAACTGGCCAATGGCTTGATCGAACGACGCTTGCCTTCATACGCCTTTTCCGGTCGAACCGATGTGAAGCGCGGACTCATGATCGGCCTGGGTGAAGGCGTCGATTTCCCGCGTATCGCCAGGCGGGCTGCCTTGAACGTGCAACGAATTCTCCTCGGTGAAGAGGCTGGCGACATTGCCGTACAGTTGTCCAAAAGCGACCGACTCACCGTTAACATGTCCACGGCCCGAGCCGTGGGTGTCTACCCGGATTGGAGCGTCCTTACCGAAGCGGAGCTGGTTTCGGAACCACGCACCGAGGCGCAGCAGACATGGACCTTTCAGGCCGCCGTTGAAGAAGCTGTGCGCGTCAATCTCGATCTTTTGGCCGCCGACCGGGAAGTGTTGGCCGGACGACAGTCGGTCCGTATCGCCTTGTCGCGACTTTTGCCACAGATTGATCTGGCCGCCGGCGGTCTGCTGATCGATGACGACCGAGCCGCTGCCTCTTTCGGGTCTCAGGCCGAACAGACGCTCACCGGATCGGTAACCATGACCCAGTTACTCTTTTCTGACCCTGCATTCACAGCCCACGCCATCGAAAAGCAGGCGCAGGCGACCAGGGTAGCCGAGCGCCTGAGAGTTCGGCTGGACCTGAGGCTTGAAACGGCCGTCGCTTATCTCAATATTCTCAGGGCTCAGACGTTCGAAAGTGTTCAAAGAGATAACCTGCAACTGACCCGATCCAACCTGGAACTGACCCGTACACGACAAGCAATAGGGGTGGCCGGACCGGGCGAAGTGTATCGTTGGGAGAGTCAGTTGGCTTCCAACCGCCAATCAGTCGTTGATGCCCAGGCGGCGCGCAACACAGCTGAGATTGCCTTCAACCGATTGCTTAATCGCCCGGCCGAAGAGCATTTCATGCTTGCCGAGGAGGGACCCGACGGTTACCTGGGCATCGTCGAGAACGATCGTCTGCAAAAGTATATGGGGAACAAGTGGTCCTTCCGGCACTTTCGTGACTTTGCAGTAGGTGTGGCGGTGGCCAATGCGCCTGAGTTGCTGGCTCTTGATGCCGCCATCGCCGCCGGGCGGCGCGCCTTGAGTTCCCGACAGCGAGCTTTTTGGCTGCCCCGTCTGGCCTTGAGCGGCCAACTGTCGAGCAGGCTGGTCGAACGAGGAGCGGGCGCCGGTGACAGCCGTTCATCGCTTTTGCCACCATCGATGGCCGACGCCTTCCCCGAAAGTGACGACCTCGAATGGAACCTCGGCTTGAGCATCTCACTGCCGCTCTATTTGGGTGGATCTCGGTTCGCCCAACAAAGTAAGGCCGGCCATGCATTGACCGGGCTGGAACACCAACGCCAGGCCATGGCCGAACGGATCGAACAACGGATACGTTCGACCTTGCATACCGCCGGCGCCTCGCGGGCTGCTATTCAGTTCTCCCGGAGCGCTGCCGAAGCGGCCGGTAAAAACCTCGATTTGGTCGCCGATGCATACTCGCGTGGGGTGGTGTCGATTCTGGATCTGTTGGATGCACAAAACCATTCGCTGGTAGCTGAGCTGGCCGCCGCCGACGCCGTATTCAGGTTTTTGATAGACTTCATGAAAGTCCAGAGAGCTGCTGGGAAGTTCTTTTCACTGTCAACCCAGCAGGAGATTGATGATATTTTCCAGCGCCTGGAGGTTTACTTCGAAGCCATTCCCGCTTCAAAATAG
- a CDS encoding efflux RND transporter periplasmic adaptor subunit, which translates to MSISRLLALFVLSVAICVGSSGCGGEDESGPPLIRPVRYEQVFATGGTRVREFSGASRAGVESRLSFKVAGTIRELSVRVGEEVKAGSLIARLDSEDYQLQVQSADASLSQAKAQARKAAANHDRVRAGYENRSSSLNDFDAARAANESARAAVLAAQKNLELAQRRMEYTRLTAPVAGAIAAVECEVNENVKVGQVVALLTSGSDLEVEVAVPEILISQVREGQQATVTFDALADRPCRSIVTEVGVASTGMVTTFPVIVVLEEIPAEVRPGMAAQVALTFESRDQRERYVVPSVAVGEDGKGRFVYVVAASDPGFGLVRRRPVTVGELTADGIELFEGLADGDLVVTAGVSKLVDGMTVRLAAPEGNPL; encoded by the coding sequence ATGTCCATATCAAGACTGCTTGCACTTTTTGTATTATCCGTCGCCATCTGCGTCGGGTCCTCAGGTTGTGGAGGCGAAGATGAATCGGGACCACCCCTTATTCGGCCGGTGCGATATGAACAAGTTTTTGCGACCGGCGGTACTCGTGTGCGCGAGTTTTCGGGGGCTTCCCGGGCCGGTGTTGAATCCAGACTGAGTTTCAAAGTTGCCGGAACAATCCGTGAGCTATCCGTCAGAGTTGGTGAAGAGGTCAAAGCCGGCAGTCTGATTGCACGTCTGGATTCTGAAGACTATCAATTGCAGGTGCAGAGCGCCGATGCTTCCCTGAGTCAGGCCAAGGCCCAGGCGAGAAAGGCAGCGGCCAATCATGACCGCGTGCGGGCGGGGTATGAGAATCGCAGTTCCTCGCTCAACGACTTCGATGCGGCCCGGGCGGCCAATGAGTCAGCCCGGGCAGCCGTGCTGGCAGCCCAAAAAAACCTGGAACTGGCCCAACGACGGATGGAATACACGCGTCTCACCGCACCCGTGGCCGGCGCCATTGCCGCCGTTGAGTGTGAGGTGAATGAAAACGTCAAGGTCGGCCAGGTGGTGGCTTTGCTCACCTCCGGATCGGACCTGGAAGTTGAGGTGGCGGTGCCTGAGATACTCATCTCGCAGGTGCGGGAGGGCCAGCAGGCAACAGTGACGTTCGATGCTCTGGCCGATCGACCGTGCCGATCCATTGTCACGGAAGTAGGTGTTGCATCGACCGGCATGGTTACCACCTTTCCGGTGATCGTGGTCCTCGAAGAAATTCCAGCGGAAGTACGCCCCGGCATGGCGGCCCAGGTGGCCCTGACTTTCGAGTCTCGCGACCAACGGGAAAGGTACGTCGTCCCGTCGGTGGCGGTCGGCGAGGATGGTAAGGGACGATTCGTGTACGTGGTCGCGGCATCGGACCCGGGATTCGGCCTTGTAAGAAGGCGCCCGGTGACAGTGGGCGAGTTGACAGCCGACGGCATAGAACTGTTTGAGGGTCTTGCCGATGGCGATCTGGTGGTAACGGCCGGCGTGAGCAAACTCGTCGACGGTATGACCGTCCGGCTGGCCGCCCCCGAAGGGAACCCTTTGTGA
- a CDS encoding efflux RND transporter permease subunit encodes MSITRLAIDRNRVTAVALVVIMLAGLYAYRGLPRDETPPFIIRTALVQTLFPGASPERVEQLVTDKLEKAIQEMPEIDFISSRSKTGASVIYVNIKEEHRNMRPIWDNLRRKVDKAGSELPEGIIGPIVNDEFGDVFGIVFAITGEGFTYAELKEVADVCRNELLLINEAAKVDIYGAQEERVFVEYNNARLAELRLSPLQLKNILETRNIIIPGGQIFTDREQLVLEPTGNFESVEDLRRTVIKLPGRSELVYLGDLARVYRGYIDPPNSTLHYMGRPCLALGVNLRQGGNLLELGEQVKEQVARFQTVYPIGVDFEFVAFQPFFVEKKVNDFVDSLLMAVAIVLLVMLVSLGLRTGLVVASLIPAAMIMALFLMSLLDIGLDQMSLASLIIALGMLVDNAIVMSESIMVQMRNGKTAKAAAINAASELRIPLLTSSLTTAAAFLTIFLAESTTGEYTAPLFKVVTITLISSWILSLTMTPLLCVRFMRVKVVASDAIPFNSRFYHKYRAFLLMVLKRRLLSLAGVVAVFMLAMFAFGWVPKIFFPPGDKPIVYAELKLPIGTPLKRTEKVVESIEGFMASELVADSTRSEGIVNWASFIGKGAPRYVLGVAPEPPSPHYAYILINTTTNDAALNRVIPHLEVYCQEQFPDLDATISDLTLGPPVKHPVEVRVSGADLDKVFDLADRVKERMLTHESLRNVTNDWGPRTKKLMVNINEARARRAGLTNRDIAFSLQTVLSGIKTTNYYEDDKLIPVTLRSIAAERDDIGKLQSHNVFSPLTGRSVPLMQVADVEVVWQPAEIHRRDRLKTVIVSANVAPGVNAIAAAQELDKWLKSEASGWEIGYKYELGGELESSGEANESIAAKFPIAMLIIVMLLVGQFNSVRRPVIILLTIPLGLIGVVIGLLVARSYFGFMTLLGVISLAGIVINNGIVLLERIKLEIEDNGLRPQRAIIEAAQHRLRPILLTTATTVGGLLPLWYSGEPMFKPMAIAIIFGLLFATILTLGVVPLLYSLFFRVSFKDFTYNKS; translated from the coding sequence GTGAGTATCACGCGCCTGGCCATCGACAGAAACCGAGTCACCGCTGTGGCCCTGGTTGTCATCATGCTGGCCGGACTGTATGCCTACCGCGGTCTGCCACGCGATGAAACCCCGCCCTTCATCATTCGAACTGCCCTGGTGCAGACACTCTTCCCCGGCGCTTCCCCGGAACGGGTGGAGCAACTGGTCACCGACAAGTTGGAAAAGGCGATTCAGGAGATGCCTGAGATTGATTTCATTTCCAGCCGGTCCAAGACCGGCGCCTCGGTGATCTATGTCAACATCAAAGAAGAGCATCGCAACATGCGGCCTATCTGGGACAATCTGCGTCGCAAGGTGGACAAAGCGGGAAGCGAACTGCCGGAAGGCATTATCGGTCCAATTGTCAATGACGAATTCGGGGATGTCTTCGGGATTGTCTTCGCCATCACCGGAGAGGGATTCACCTACGCCGAGTTGAAAGAGGTGGCCGACGTTTGTCGCAACGAACTCCTCCTGATCAATGAAGCCGCCAAAGTCGACATCTACGGCGCCCAGGAAGAACGTGTTTTTGTCGAGTACAACAACGCACGGCTGGCCGAGCTAAGGCTCTCACCATTGCAACTGAAAAACATCCTGGAGACGCGCAACATTATCATTCCGGGTGGACAGATTTTTACCGACCGCGAACAACTCGTTTTGGAACCGACCGGCAATTTCGAATCGGTGGAGGACCTGCGCCGGACGGTGATCAAGCTGCCCGGTCGTTCCGAGCTCGTCTACCTGGGTGATCTGGCCAGGGTCTATCGAGGCTATATCGATCCGCCGAATTCCACACTGCACTACATGGGTCGGCCATGTCTCGCTCTCGGGGTTAATCTTCGCCAGGGAGGGAATCTCCTCGAACTGGGTGAACAGGTCAAAGAGCAGGTGGCGCGATTCCAGACGGTTTATCCTATCGGAGTTGATTTCGAGTTTGTCGCCTTTCAACCTTTCTTCGTCGAAAAGAAGGTTAACGACTTTGTCGACAGTCTGCTGATGGCCGTTGCCATCGTTCTATTGGTGATGCTGGTGTCCTTGGGTCTTCGCACCGGCCTGGTGGTGGCCAGTTTGATCCCGGCCGCGATGATCATGGCTTTATTCTTAATGTCGCTTCTGGACATCGGGCTTGACCAAATGTCCCTGGCTTCTCTGATAATCGCCCTGGGCATGCTTGTAGACAATGCAATCGTCATGTCCGAATCGATCATGGTGCAGATGCGTAACGGCAAAACGGCGAAAGCTGCCGCCATAAATGCAGCCTCGGAGTTGCGTATCCCCCTGCTGACATCATCACTGACAACGGCCGCAGCCTTCCTTACAATCTTCCTGGCCGAGTCCACTACCGGTGAGTACACGGCGCCGTTGTTCAAGGTGGTGACGATCACGCTGATATCATCATGGATACTATCTCTCACCATGACACCGCTTTTGTGTGTCCGTTTCATGAGAGTGAAAGTTGTCGCGTCCGATGCGATACCTTTCAACAGTCGGTTCTATCACAAATATCGGGCTTTTCTGCTGATGGTATTGAAACGTCGGTTGCTGTCGTTGGCCGGGGTGGTAGCTGTCTTCATGTTGGCCATGTTTGCATTCGGCTGGGTCCCAAAGATCTTCTTCCCACCGGGGGACAAGCCGATTGTCTATGCCGAATTAAAGCTGCCCATCGGTACCCCTCTGAAACGCACCGAGAAGGTGGTCGAATCCATCGAGGGATTCATGGCTTCTGAATTGGTTGCAGATTCGACCCGTTCGGAAGGCATCGTTAATTGGGCGTCGTTTATCGGCAAAGGTGCACCGAGGTATGTACTCGGCGTTGCCCCCGAACCGCCCAGCCCCCATTACGCCTACATCCTCATCAATACTACCACCAACGACGCCGCGCTTAACAGAGTCATACCACACCTGGAAGTTTACTGTCAGGAGCAGTTTCCCGATCTCGACGCGACCATCTCCGATCTCACTCTGGGACCACCGGTCAAGCACCCCGTGGAGGTCCGGGTGTCCGGAGCCGACCTTGACAAAGTTTTTGATTTGGCCGACCGCGTCAAAGAACGCATGCTGACCCATGAGAGCCTGCGCAATGTCACCAACGACTGGGGACCGCGCACCAAAAAACTAATGGTAAACATCAACGAAGCACGGGCACGACGAGCCGGACTGACCAATCGTGACATCGCGTTCTCGCTTCAGACGGTACTCTCAGGCATCAAGACCACCAACTACTACGAGGACGATAAACTGATCCCGGTCACTCTGCGCTCGATTGCAGCCGAGCGTGATGATATCGGGAAACTGCAAAGCCACAACGTCTTTTCGCCACTGACCGGTCGTTCGGTGCCGTTGATGCAGGTGGCCGACGTCGAAGTTGTATGGCAGCCGGCGGAAATCCATAGACGCGATCGCCTTAAGACCGTGATCGTCTCGGCCAATGTCGCACCCGGTGTTAATGCCATCGCCGCAGCGCAGGAATTGGACAAGTGGCTCAAAAGCGAGGCCTCCGGTTGGGAGATCGGTTACAAATATGAACTCGGTGGTGAACTGGAATCGTCGGGTGAAGCCAACGAATCAATCGCCGCCAAATTCCCTATCGCTATGTTGATCATCGTCATGCTCCTGGTGGGACAGTTCAACTCGGTAAGACGACCGGTAATCATCCTGCTGACTATTCCCCTGGGGTTGATCGGCGTGGTGATCGGTCTATTGGTGGCTCGCTCCTATTTCGGCTTCATGACCTTACTGGGTGTTATTTCGCTGGCCGGAATTGTCATCAACAACGGCATCGTGCTGCTTGAAAGAATCAAGCTGGAAATCGAGGACAACGGTCTCAGGCCGCAACGTGCCATTATCGAAGCGGCTCAACACCGGTTGCGACCGATCCTGTTGACAACGGCCACAACTGTCGGTGGACTGTTGCCGCTGTGGTATTCAGGCGAACCAATGTTCAAGCCGATGGCCATAGCCATCATTTTCGGTTTGCTTTTTGCAACCATACTGACTCTTGGGGTGGTGCCGCTGCTCTACTCCCTTTTCTTCCGAGTCAGTTTCAAGGATTTCACGTACAACAAAAGTTGA